The segment AATTACGCCTGAAAGTCAATTTGGGGATGATAAAGGCTACTTTGATGTGGAATTGCAACCAGGAGAAACAGAAGAACTCACGTTAGTGGTGAAAAATGTTAGAAATATCCCGATCGATCTCTCGATCACAGCTCATACTGCCTACACAAATATCAATGGTGTGGTTGAATATGGCGGAGAAACTGACCAGCCCGATCCTACATTAAAAGTGGAAATGAAGGACTTACTGGATGTCGAAGATGAACCCATTCGTTTAGAAGCAGGAGAGGAAAAACGGATCGTTACAACCCTCACTATGCCTCAGGATGAGGTAAAAGGATTATTAGCCGGTGGCTTACAACTAAGCGAAGTGACACAAGAAGAAGAGGAAGAGGATTCTGAGGATAAAGGAATGCAGATCATCAATTCTTTTTCTTATGTAATTGGTGTCGTAGCGAGTAATGATCGTACACAAACGATTGTTCCAGAATTGGCGCTTTTAGATGTATTTGCGGATCAAATAAATTATAGAAACGCCTTTAGTGCGACGATTCAGAATTTCTTACCTACTTTTGTGAATGAACTAAGTGTGGAAGCCTCGATACGTAGAGAAGGATCTGATACGATTTTATATCGAGCATCAGAGGAGATGATGCAAATGGCACCTAACTCCAATTTTAATTTTCCAATCTCACTCAATGGCGAACGTTTTAGAAGCGGGACATATGTGCTGAATATGACGGCTCGCTCTGGCGAACATGAATGGACTTGGGAAGAAACTTTTGATGTGACAGCAGACGAAGCAAGACGCTTGAACCAATCAGATGTTTCCGTTAAAGATACCAACTGGTGGTTGATTGCAGCAATCGTTCTAATCGTGATCATTATTAGTGTACTCGCCTATACGACATACAAAAATAAGAAAAAAGCAAAACTAATGCAAGAAAAATACATGGATACACTTTCAGAAAATAAAACAGATGACTAGAGGAGGAGGACCAATGCGTCAAAAAGTATGTAAAATGATGACTAAAATAAGTATTTCAATCTTTGCACTATATACTTTGGGTATACCTTTCCTCGCTGTTGCGGAGACAATCGATCAAGGGAGTCAACCTATAAACACGCCGAACAGTAATAGTCAATCAACAGAATCAGCTGAAGTGAAGGATACCCAGTCACTGGCACCCGCTTTTTCTTTGGAGCAAGCGGTAATAAAGGGAACTGAAAAGACGGTAACTGCCCTTTCGTTTATAAGTACAGAAGAAGTGGATAACGTGGCAATCAAACTTCCGTCAACTGCTGAGATCATTGAAGATGAATTGTCATCAGGGATGAGTAGCAGTTATGATGAAACGTTCGACCAGTGGCTCTTATCATCAGAAACTCCGAAAAAGGAATTTACCGTACCTGTGATGTTTGCAGAAGCAGGAACCTATTCAGTAACTGTAGGAGAAGTGGCAACTGTTAAAGTAGAAATCACGAAGGCTGAGCCGAACCATTCTTCAGGAGAAGAAAAGTCAGAAAACGACGAACCAAAGGAAGAAAGAAATCGCTCGGAAGAGAAACAGGACGAAGAAATTCAAGGAGCAACGGTACCGGTTTCGACTCGTGCAGAATTTTTAAGTGCACTCGCCAATCCAGAGGTTTCTATCATCAATTTGGAACGTTCGATCGATATAGGCTCAGTTATCAGTCCAGAAAACTTGGACATTGATCGTTCACTAAAAATCAATGGGCAAATGAATACTTTGAATATCGGCACCGGACAAGTGCGTTTATTGACGACTACTGAGAGCAAAACTTTAAGAATTGAAAATACTTTTCTTAATAAAACAGATACCAATCCCTTTGTTATCGGGCAATCGTCTGGTGAAAATTGGACCCTTCAAATGGAAGATGTTTCAAGAGACAGCTCATCGATCAATTATTTTAGAGTAGCTGATATCTCAAGCGCAGTGGTACGAATAACTGGCGGTGGGTTAACCATAGATAATAGGATCAATCTACCAGGCGCGCTTTTTACGACAAAAGAATTTATCGTAGAAAATCAGGCAGTCGTGAAGCTAGGGAATACTCAAAATTCTGCGTTGGCATTTACGAGTGCGAATGCAAAACTGACCGTCGCAGATGGAGCAGAACTGTTTATTACGAACAGTGGAACAACCGCTTTGCAAAATTCCGTCTATTTTACGGGAAGCAATGCGACAGTTTCTGTGAAAAACAACGGTAACTTACAAATACAAGCGGATGGTGCAGCATCTACTTCGACAGACGCTACAAGTAGGAATGCGCTCTCGATGACAGGGAATCAATCGAGCATTGAGCTGGAAAATGGAAGGTTAAATGCGACAACTACAGGTGGACAGGCAATTATCATGACAGGGGAAAACCCAACAATCGATGTGGCATCAGGTAGTCAATGGCAAAGTCAATCGAATACAGCGCATTCCATCAACCTTACAGGTGCAAATGGCGCATTCAACATAGCTAAATCAACGGCAGTAATCCAATCGACTACAGGAAATAGTCTAGTCATGTCTGGAAACGATGCAACTTTTGAAGTAAGTGACGCTAGTAATGTAACGATCAACTCTAGTACAGGCAATCGGCTGACAATGACTGGTATAACGCCGACAATGACGATTAATGACAGTGATTTGAAGATGACTGCGACAACCGGGGCAGGTATTCGATTGTTGAATCAAGAAGCGATGTTAACTGTTGATAATAGTGCTGTTGCTATTACAAATACAGGGAACCGAACCGAGGATATCAATCAACTCGGCACCACCAGATTAGGTAAAAATTCTACGTTACGTATGCAAAATGGTGCAACGCTAGACGTGCAAGGTGCGTTAGTATCTACCGCAGGTGCGAATAGTTTGATTGGACTTTACGGGGAAGAGTCCAAAGCGACTCTTTCAGAAAATGCTCAACTGAATCTGACAGTCAACAGTGGAACAGGCAATGGCATATATTTACAAGGAAAGAAAGCGGGTATTACATTTGCAGATTCTAAGGCTGACATACAGACCGTGACAGGAAGAGCAGTGGAACTATCTGGGGCTGAGCCATCTGTCCATTTAGATAGAAGTGACTTGACAACGAAATCAACAAGTACCGGTGGAGCTGTTCTTCTGACGGGTGAAACTAGTTTATTTACCCTAGATAACCAAAGTAATATGAGTGTAGAAAATGAAGGCGGAGCAATTGCTAATGTTTCTCTTCAAGGAAATCAAGCAAAAATGGTTGTTGACAACCAATCACAACTATCTGTCGCAGTTCCAAGTACTAATTCTGCTGACACCGTCATAACGAATAATAGTATCTATTTAAAAGGAAATGCTCCTACTATGGAAATTACTCGAGGAGCTAGCGTGGATGTATTGGTCCGCTCGGGTACGAAGAGAGGGATTCGCTTAGACGGTGCGAATGCTGTTTTATCACTTAATCAAGGCGGAAAGTTAACTGCGGAAACGCAAGCAGCGACAGCGATACAATTGAATGGTGATTATGTCAAACTCCTCGCAGAGAATAAAGAGACAAGTATCAATGCGAAAAGTAACTATATCGCAACAACTGTAAATGGTGTATCCACTGTGAAGTTAGGCGAAGAAGAAACAGAAAAAATTGGGCGTGAGCCAATTGTAGGAGCATCCGATTCAGCAAATATCACACTTTGGGCGAACTCATCCTCTGCATTAGTCTTGCAAGGCATCAATGGACAGTTCAATGTAAATAGCAAGGCGACATTAAAGTTAGATTCAGGTCCTTCTGGACAACTTGAAGCAAATAATGCGAATGCTACTTTAAGATTCTTACGTTCCGGTCCAAATAATACAGGAACGACGCACGGTGGCTATCAATTTAATATCAATGGTGGGGATATGACCGTGACTAAGAGAAAAGGTAACGCAGGGGGGGCGGCGCAAATGGCGCCAGCAATCCGGATGTGGGGCAGTAATAATCAAGTGACTGTTAGTAATGCGGGGCGATTGTTAGTAGTCAATGAGGGGACTGGTATTGCTCATAATGGGAATACAGGTGGTGGAAACCAAGGAATCCATTATACTGCTGGATCAAATAATGGGTTTTCTGTCAATGATCCGGGTTCAGAAGTAAGAATCTATGCGAATGATGGTCCCGCATTGGATATGAGTGATGCGACAGTAGCCGGTGGAAATACAGCCGGTGGAAATGGTGAGATCAGAGTGAGTAATTTAGGTTATTTTGAAGCTTCCGGTCGTACGGCAAGCGCAAATGCAGGTATTTTTCGTGGTCGTTCAACTACTGTGAATTTCGATAATCCGCTATTTATGGACTATCGGAATAATCGTGTAGGTGGCGGGAATATTTTTAGTAATATTGCGAGCTCCACTTTAACTGCTACTGCAAGTGATTTTGCTGTTTGGAAAGATGGTACAGACTTAGATGCCGATCCGTATCTTCACTCGAACAATATGGATTATACTTTCTCTGGCACTAACTTTTCTACGCTCACTTCAATGGAACCAGCAGAACGTTTCGATTTTGAAGCATTTGGCTCAGCGGGCTTGACTTCTTATTCTCGACTCAGCTCAAACAATGCACGTTGGGCAATCGTGAATGAATTGAGAGTACCGACAAATGCGGATAAAAAAATCCACGGGTTGATCCGTATGCCAGTTGGTCTCCATGACAGCCGCCCCGCGTGGCAAGATGAAGTGAAGGTAACTGTGGAAATCGAAAGAGATGGGGCAGTGATTCAGACATACGAAACCTTGACACATGGTCACACAGCGGAAAAACCAGGTATTAGTATCTATGATGAAGAGCCACAAGGCGGCGTTTTTGAAATCGAACTTGACGAATATTTACAAGCAGGCGATCTTGTACGTATAACAGATGTTGAGGTTTTAGCAGGTGAAATGGAAGGCGATTTTCAAAATGTGTATGAAGTGGAAGATGTCACCGTATTTCCTATCATACCACCTTCACCTGCGACTTTCTCCAATCATTTAGTTCCGGCAAATGCGCGGGTTATTTCAGGTCATTCCGACGATCCTGAGGTAGAGGTTACGGCGACTCATAATGGAGAAACAATCGATCCTACACTCATTACCATAGATGATAAAGGGGATATCAGGATTGCTGTTGAGAAGTTAAATTTAGCAGTAGATGATGTCATCCAAGTCTTCTTAAGAGATCACCAAGGTTCTGCTAGTGAAGCTGGTGTCATGAATCCACCAGAGACGAATAATCACGTAGGAAACATCAATCCGAAAACGCCATTAGTATTTCGGGATGCAACGTTTGTTCCTGCTACCACATTGATTGTCGGTGGTATGGTCGATGGAGAGCTAACGATCGATCAAGCAAGTAATTGGGACTTTGGGACCCAACCGCTTACGACTAAAACACAAACGTACCATGCATTACCGAGTCAGGTAGGCGGTACGGCGCAAGGAACTTCCAGACCGAATTTTGTTCAGGTGACAGATGAGCGACCGGTATCAGAAATAAGTGGCTGGAGTTTGTTCATCAAACAAGAAGAACAATTTTCTAATCAAAAAACAGGTGAATTGAAAGGTGCCCAACTTAGTTGGAAAAATGGACAAGCCATTTCAAGCACTGGAGAAATCGGCAATGAAGATAATTTAGGTATCATCCGCACGAGTGGGATCTTGATTCCTAATAATAATAGTATTCAATTGATCGATGCAAATCTATTCATAGAGAAGCAGACATGGTTTTATAATTTTGGGGATGATTCGAATAAAGAGAGCAGTATCTTTCTAAATGTGCCGAATACAGCAAATGCAAAAGCAACAAACTATACGACGCACATCAATTACTCGTTTCAAGCCACTCCTAAAAATCGAATAGAATGAACCAGTCAGTGGTGATTAAAATTGACTGGAAATGAAAAAAATAAAAAGGAATTCAATTGATCGGTACATTAAGGTCAATTGAATTCCTTTTTTAGATGTAAGATGTAGCAAGTGATGATTATAAGTATAAATTCACTGAAAGAGTCGTCCGAAGACCATCTACTCCGAATCGGTGGAGTTGTATTTACTTGTTTGGATCACTACATTATGCAGTAGAAAAAATGAATAACTGTAAGTTTTACTAATGTTGCGTTCTAAATTTTTGTAATAATTGAGGATCAATTTTATTTAGTAATTTTTTCCAATCTGAGGCATCAGGTACTGTTTTTAATAAAAGACATTCAAGACCTAACGAAGAAAATGTCAAGTATTCATTGTAATTCGTGACTAAGAGATCGATCTCATGATTTTCAATATAAGAGGCGCATAGCTCATTTGGACGAAGAAAGTAGATATTTTGAAATCCCCCTAAATATTTTCGAACTAAGGCTTCGAGATGTTGACTGATATACTCATTTCCTTCAAAAATAAATGCGATATTCGTAGGGTTTTTCCAATATTTTTCTTTGATTGACTCAGTGAATATCGTTAAACTAGCACAGATATCATCCAAATGATCATCAGAGAACAAATGATGGAAGGAGGGATTTTTTTCTAAAAAAGCTCGATTTTTTTTATATTCATTGCTAAACAAGGTTTTGGCATACTCATTTGTATCTTGGATATTTTTATTTCCGCTTTTAGACAATAGACTACGTAGCTTGATGGACGTGAAAAAAGATTCTAATAAGATTAACTCGTGTGCTTGTGTGTGCGTATTTCTCTTGATCATTTGATAATAGCTACTTGTAAGCGCTATTATTAGTGGCCATCGATTATACCTTTCACAAAAATATTTTTCCTGTTTCGGATTTTCGATACCTCTACGGCATAAAACAGAACTAAAAATAAAAATGGCTTCTTCTTGTGTTAGGTCAATATTAAAATAATCCTTCACAATCGAATATGCAGGTGAAAGTCGGTGAAACTCTGGATCATTAAGGACAATATCTTTTAATTCAGGGTCGAGTTCCACCATACAACCACATAATATCCGTTCAATAGAGAGGTATAATAAATAACTAAAATAACCAAATGAAGAAACTTTTTGATTAGGACGCTCCAATAGGTTAACAATTTTAATCACTACTTCTTGCGTCGCAATTGATGGAAAAACCGTGTGGGGTGTAATATCTGATTCGTAATAGAAAGCAAAATAAAAATTTCGAATATCGGCTTCTGATCCGATCAAATTGACGGGATTTAGCTCAAGGGTGATATTGAATTCTTTTACTTGATCTGCAATTTTTTTAACGTACGTGATCATCGTGCTCTCAGAGATATGAAAATAATCTGCCCAATCATAAATAGACTGAAGTTCGTTGAAAAAAATTTGTTCAAGAATAATAAAGAGTGGTTCATCTTCGAGAATCGCTCTTTTTTTTTCTAGGTAGGTTTCTGAAGAATGGATGTTTAAAGAATAACCTTGTTTCGAGGATTGGATATCCGCGACGTTCTCGAAATATTCTCTCAAATAATTGATGTCGTTGACTAATGTCCTGGCTGTACTGTTTGTCATGCCAATCAGTTGGGCTGTCGTACAGATTCTAGTAGACTCTAACTCTTTCAAGATTTGGAACCAACGTAATTTTACTTTATCTGTTATAAAATTTAATTGAAAATTTTTCAATAGAACTTTTACCTCCTATCTAAATCTTTCTAGGGAATAGAAAATAGAGCATAGGCTTGCATCCATTGCGAAAGTTAAAGATATATTTTTGGAATTTTCCAATTTCTTATTTGTTAACAAGTGAGATAGAAATTCAAAAAAAGCTAGAATATTTTCAGATGTATATTTTTAATAAAAGAGTAAAGGAGAATTGCTTTTATCATAGTATTCATTTAGTTAGGAGCTCATTAGATCTAAGTTTCTTATATGTTGAATATGAGAGTAATGTTCAAATTGAGTAGTGGACATTCATATAAATTAAAAGTAACTTATGTTATCTTTTGAGTGAAAGGTTAACGTTTTTTATTTGCTTATTGGAGCGTTCGATTTTACATGGTTATTTTAATCAGTATCAAATGAGTTGGTTTTACTTCTATGATCAGTTTTTGATAGTGGTTCAAAGTGT is part of the Enterococcus mundtii genome and harbors:
- a CDS encoding DUF916 and DUF3324 domain-containing protein translates to MPLLNKFTASFLVMLYVMIGFVGFSQEVFANGELNFSVRTITPESQFGDDKGYFDVELQPGETEELTLVVKNVRNIPIDLSITAHTAYTNINGVVEYGGETDQPDPTLKVEMKDLLDVEDEPIRLEAGEEKRIVTTLTMPQDEVKGLLAGGLQLSEVTQEEEEEDSEDKGMQIINSFSYVIGVVASNDRTQTIVPELALLDVFADQINYRNAFSATIQNFLPTFVNELSVEASIRREGSDTILYRASEEMMQMAPNSNFNFPISLNGERFRSGTYVLNMTARSGEHEWTWEETFDVTADEARRLNQSDVSVKDTNWWLIAAIVLIVIIISVLAYTTYKNKKKAKLMQEKYMDTLSENKTDD
- a CDS encoding WxL domain-containing protein, with protein sequence MRQKVCKMMTKISISIFALYTLGIPFLAVAETIDQGSQPINTPNSNSQSTESAEVKDTQSLAPAFSLEQAVIKGTEKTVTALSFISTEEVDNVAIKLPSTAEIIEDELSSGMSSSYDETFDQWLLSSETPKKEFTVPVMFAEAGTYSVTVGEVATVKVEITKAEPNHSSGEEKSENDEPKEERNRSEEKQDEEIQGATVPVSTRAEFLSALANPEVSIINLERSIDIGSVISPENLDIDRSLKINGQMNTLNIGTGQVRLLTTTESKTLRIENTFLNKTDTNPFVIGQSSGENWTLQMEDVSRDSSSINYFRVADISSAVVRITGGGLTIDNRINLPGALFTTKEFIVENQAVVKLGNTQNSALAFTSANAKLTVADGAELFITNSGTTALQNSVYFTGSNATVSVKNNGNLQIQADGAASTSTDATSRNALSMTGNQSSIELENGRLNATTTGGQAIIMTGENPTIDVASGSQWQSQSNTAHSINLTGANGAFNIAKSTAVIQSTTGNSLVMSGNDATFEVSDASNVTINSSTGNRLTMTGITPTMTINDSDLKMTATTGAGIRLLNQEAMLTVDNSAVAITNTGNRTEDINQLGTTRLGKNSTLRMQNGATLDVQGALVSTAGANSLIGLYGEESKATLSENAQLNLTVNSGTGNGIYLQGKKAGITFADSKADIQTVTGRAVELSGAEPSVHLDRSDLTTKSTSTGGAVLLTGETSLFTLDNQSNMSVENEGGAIANVSLQGNQAKMVVDNQSQLSVAVPSTNSADTVITNNSIYLKGNAPTMEITRGASVDVLVRSGTKRGIRLDGANAVLSLNQGGKLTAETQAATAIQLNGDYVKLLAENKETSINAKSNYIATTVNGVSTVKLGEEETEKIGREPIVGASDSANITLWANSSSALVLQGINGQFNVNSKATLKLDSGPSGQLEANNANATLRFLRSGPNNTGTTHGGYQFNINGGDMTVTKRKGNAGGAAQMAPAIRMWGSNNQVTVSNAGRLLVVNEGTGIAHNGNTGGGNQGIHYTAGSNNGFSVNDPGSEVRIYANDGPALDMSDATVAGGNTAGGNGEIRVSNLGYFEASGRTASANAGIFRGRSTTVNFDNPLFMDYRNNRVGGGNIFSNIASSTLTATASDFAVWKDGTDLDADPYLHSNNMDYTFSGTNFSTLTSMEPAERFDFEAFGSAGLTSYSRLSSNNARWAIVNELRVPTNADKKIHGLIRMPVGLHDSRPAWQDEVKVTVEIERDGAVIQTYETLTHGHTAEKPGISIYDEEPQGGVFEIELDEYLQAGDLVRITDVEVLAGEMEGDFQNVYEVEDVTVFPIIPPSPATFSNHLVPANARVISGHSDDPEVEVTATHNGETIDPTLITIDDKGDIRIAVEKLNLAVDDVIQVFLRDHQGSASEAGVMNPPETNNHVGNINPKTPLVFRDATFVPATTLIVGGMVDGELTIDQASNWDFGTQPLTTKTQTYHALPSQVGGTAQGTSRPNFVQVTDERPVSEISGWSLFIKQEEQFSNQKTGELKGAQLSWKNGQAISSTGEIGNEDNLGIIRTSGILIPNNNSIQLIDANLFIEKQTWFYNFGDDSNKESSIFLNVPNTANAKATNYTTHINYSFQATPKNRIE
- a CDS encoding helix-turn-helix domain-containing protein, with amino-acid sequence MKNFQLNFITDKVKLRWFQILKELESTRICTTAQLIGMTNSTARTLVNDINYLREYFENVADIQSSKQGYSLNIHSSETYLEKKRAILEDEPLFIILEQIFFNELQSIYDWADYFHISESTMITYVKKIADQVKEFNITLELNPVNLIGSEADIRNFYFAFYYESDITPHTVFPSIATQEVVIKIVNLLERPNQKVSSFGYFSYLLYLSIERILCGCMVELDPELKDIVLNDPEFHRLSPAYSIVKDYFNIDLTQEEAIFIFSSVLCRRGIENPKQEKYFCERYNRWPLIIALTSSYYQMIKRNTHTQAHELILLESFFTSIKLRSLLSKSGNKNIQDTNEYAKTLFSNEYKKNRAFLEKNPSFHHLFSDDHLDDICASLTIFTESIKEKYWKNPTNIAFIFEGNEYISQHLEALVRKYLGGFQNIYFLRPNELCASYIENHEIDLLVTNYNEYLTFSSLGLECLLLKTVPDASDWKKLLNKIDPQLLQKFRTQH